Proteins found in one Paenibacillus sp. FSL R10-2782 genomic segment:
- a CDS encoding GerMN domain-containing protein gives MNIKHPLRVTSVVGLLTLPLLLSGCSLFGNESASIDPPPSTTEQSMIKAVTGKAPVSTGQLRAVFLQDHNGLLAPVSLPIATGDVQADAKSALETLVEGGPYAGLLPEGFKGVLPQGTEVKSVTVDKKNKLAVVEFNKSFGSYKAQEERKLMESLTWTLTDRPDIQSVQIWVDGKKLNEMPVGGTPLDHPLTRAVGINLEVGHGVTPLDSSPVTVYFSSSSPAGVQYYVPVTRLVTPEKDRVQSALHQLIQGPQTQDGLQEVMTGETALKSVERSKDNVITVSLSDDMFAKGEAVPAEFLESVVLTAADNSEDAVKTKIRIELNGEKSVIGQNNQNYGEPVAKPQHINEIPL, from the coding sequence ATGAACATAAAACATCCATTGCGCGTGACGTCCGTAGTAGGGCTGCTGACCCTGCCGTTGTTGTTGTCAGGCTGTAGCCTTTTTGGCAATGAATCGGCGTCTATTGATCCCCCGCCATCCACGACGGAGCAGTCTATGATCAAAGCGGTGACCGGAAAAGCCCCCGTCAGCACTGGACAACTGAGAGCTGTATTTTTACAGGATCATAACGGTTTGCTGGCCCCGGTATCCTTACCGATTGCTACAGGTGATGTGCAGGCGGATGCCAAGTCGGCGCTGGAAACGCTGGTGGAGGGCGGTCCGTATGCCGGATTATTGCCGGAGGGTTTCAAGGGCGTGCTGCCCCAAGGTACAGAAGTGAAGAGTGTGACGGTGGACAAGAAGAACAAGCTGGCAGTCGTCGAATTCAACAAATCGTTCGGCAGCTACAAGGCACAGGAAGAACGCAAATTAATGGAGAGCTTGACCTGGACCCTGACTGACCGTCCCGATATTCAAAGCGTACAAATCTGGGTGGATGGCAAAAAGCTGAACGAAATGCCTGTTGGCGGCACACCGCTGGATCATCCCCTGACCCGTGCAGTAGGCATTAATCTGGAGGTAGGTCATGGCGTTACGCCGCTGGATTCCAGTCCGGTTACGGTATATTTTTCATCTTCATCTCCCGCTGGAGTTCAATATTATGTGCCGGTAACACGGCTGGTCACCCCGGAAAAAGATCGTGTTCAGTCCGCGCTGCATCAGTTGATCCAGGGGCCGCAGACCCAGGATGGACTACAGGAAGTCATGACAGGGGAGACGGCTCTGAAATCTGTGGAACGCTCCAAGGATAACGTGATTACGGTATCGCTCTCGGATGATATGTTTGCCAAGGGAGAAGCGGTGCCTGCCGAGTTTCTGGAATCGGTCGTACTGACGGCGGCAGACAATTCAGAGGATGCGGTTAAAACCAAAATCCGGATTGAGCTGAACGGTGAAAAAAGCGTGATTGGACAAAATAATCAGAATTATGGAGAGCCTGTAGCCAAGCCCCAGCACATTAACGAAATTCCTCTTTAA
- a CDS encoding phosphatidylglycerophosphatase A — MDKKKVPYSLNSKKVADATREWLHKRGVNITEIAELVMLLQKKYYPNLTMEECIENVEKVLMKREVQNAVLTGIQLDILAEQGALLPPLQDMIENDEGLYGVDEILAFSIVNVYGSIGFTNYGYVDKLKPGVLERLNDKSLGPIHTFLDDIVGAIAASASSRIAHRKQAEREQELGEESAPNTTR, encoded by the coding sequence ATGGACAAGAAAAAAGTGCCTTATAGCCTGAATAGTAAAAAGGTAGCCGATGCCACCCGCGAATGGCTGCACAAGCGTGGTGTAAACATTACGGAAATCGCAGAGCTGGTCATGCTTTTGCAAAAAAAATATTACCCGAATTTAACGATGGAGGAATGTATTGAGAATGTGGAAAAGGTACTGATGAAACGCGAAGTCCAAAATGCGGTGCTTACGGGCATCCAACTGGATATCCTTGCCGAGCAAGGCGCTCTCCTTCCCCCATTGCAGGATATGATCGAAAATGATGAAGGGCTGTACGGAGTGGATGAAATCTTGGCCTTTTCCATTGTAAATGTATACGGCAGCATTGGATTTACGAATTACGGTTATGTGGACAAGCTTAAACCGGGCGTGCTGGAACGACTGAACGATAAAAGCCTGGGACCGATCCATACGTTTCTGGACGATATTGTCGGGGCCATCGCTGCTTCGGCCAGCAGTCGTATCGCGCATCGCAAGCAGGCAGAACGCGAGCAGGAGCTTGGGGAGGAAAGCGCCCCGAATACAACCCGTTAA
- a CDS encoding 6-phospho-beta-glucosidase — MKKGLKIATIGGGSSYTPELVEGFIKRYAELPIRELWLVDIEAGREKLEIVGAMAKRMVKAAGIDCEVHLTLDRREALKDADFVTTQFRVGLLEARIKDESIPLKHGMIGQETNGAGGMFKAFRTIPVILSIVEDMKELCPNAWLINFTNPAGMVTEAVLRYGQWDKVIGLCNVPIGAIKSASAVLDKPEEELFFKFAGINHLHWHKVYDKTGAELTEQVIEGLYAPGAKPEKVVENIRNMRFLYDQVRQLKMLPCPYHRYYYMTDNMLKEELEEAKTEGTRGQVVKRLEESLFELYKDPNLDYKPEELSKRGGAHYSDAACEIINSIYNNKGTLMVVSTRNNGAIDDVPYDSAIEITSVIRAHGAEPVNFGKFPPAQRGLLQVMKAMEELTIEAAVTGDYATALQAFTLNPLVPSGDIAQTVLDELLEAHKEHLPQFFAHKAKATV; from the coding sequence ATGAAAAAAGGCTTAAAGATAGCAACCATCGGTGGCGGCTCCAGCTATACTCCGGAATTAGTAGAAGGCTTCATCAAACGTTATGCAGAACTTCCCATTCGGGAATTGTGGCTGGTAGACATTGAGGCAGGACGCGAAAAGCTGGAAATCGTAGGGGCCATGGCCAAACGAATGGTGAAAGCGGCAGGCATTGATTGTGAAGTACATTTGACGTTGGATCGTCGTGAAGCCTTGAAGGATGCCGATTTTGTAACAACACAGTTTCGGGTAGGCTTGCTCGAAGCCCGGATTAAGGATGAAAGTATTCCGTTAAAACACGGTATGATCGGTCAGGAAACCAACGGTGCCGGAGGAATGTTCAAGGCCTTCCGTACCATTCCTGTCATCCTCAGTATCGTCGAGGATATGAAAGAGCTGTGTCCGAATGCGTGGTTGATTAATTTCACCAACCCTGCGGGTATGGTCACCGAAGCCGTGCTTCGCTATGGTCAATGGGACAAAGTCATCGGATTATGTAATGTCCCCATCGGAGCGATCAAAAGTGCATCAGCGGTGCTGGACAAACCGGAAGAAGAGCTGTTCTTTAAATTTGCAGGGATTAACCATCTTCACTGGCATAAAGTTTATGACAAAACCGGGGCCGAATTAACGGAGCAGGTGATTGAAGGGCTGTACGCACCCGGCGCAAAACCGGAAAAGGTCGTTGAAAATATTAGAAACATGCGTTTCCTGTATGATCAGGTTCGTCAATTGAAAATGCTGCCGTGTCCATACCATCGGTATTACTACATGACAGACAACATGCTGAAGGAAGAATTAGAGGAAGCCAAAACCGAAGGAACTCGGGGTCAAGTCGTCAAGCGTCTCGAAGAAAGCCTGTTTGAACTGTATAAAGATCCGAATCTGGATTACAAACCCGAGGAATTATCCAAACGTGGCGGTGCCCATTATAGTGATGCAGCCTGTGAAATTATTAATTCCATCTATAACAACAAAGGCACGCTGATGGTGGTTAGCACACGTAACAATGGTGCAATTGATGATGTTCCTTATGACAGCGCGATTGAAATTACCAGTGTAATCCGTGCGCATGGTGCTGAACCTGTAAACTTTGGCAAATTCCCGCCTGCACAGCGCGGCTTGCTGCAAGTGATGAAGGCGATGGAAGAATTGACGATTGAAGCGGCGGTTACTGGTGACTACGCAACAGCGCTGCAAGCCTTCACCCTGAATCCGCTTGTACCAAGCGGTGACATCGCCCAAACGGTGCTGGATGAGCTGCTGGAAGCGCATAAAGAGCATTTGCCACAATTTTTTGCGCATAAGGCGAAGGCGACAGTGTAA
- a CDS encoding TetR/AcrR family transcriptional regulator, with translation MSEPSHPYKTYSEVKLQQQQLLRKNVIDAACILLAEEGPEAVTVRRVAQKLSCSTKIIYSIFGSKDGLANEMYLDGCRLLAETFQQVPKTDNVLADLEALSWAYWQFAQLHSAYYKMMFGGALSDFKPDEQSLEGTTTALSQILQTIIHGMEQGELEEHDPLLVVRMFWSALHGVIHLQFAGHFSDIDMAQEVYAFTLKNTLPAFKTPSSQS, from the coding sequence ATGTCCGAGCCATCGCATCCCTATAAAACCTATTCGGAAGTGAAGCTACAGCAGCAGCAATTGCTTCGTAAAAATGTCATTGATGCGGCATGTATCCTTCTTGCGGAAGAAGGGCCAGAGGCTGTGACTGTACGACGAGTTGCCCAGAAATTAAGCTGCTCCACCAAAATTATTTATAGTATTTTCGGCAGCAAGGATGGTCTCGCCAATGAGATGTATCTGGATGGATGTCGGCTATTGGCCGAAACCTTTCAACAAGTTCCGAAGACCGATAACGTACTCGCTGATCTGGAAGCTCTAAGCTGGGCGTATTGGCAATTTGCGCAGCTTCATTCGGCCTATTACAAAATGATGTTTGGTGGGGCTTTATCTGATTTTAAGCCGGATGAACAGAGTCTGGAGGGCACGACAACGGCCCTGTCTCAAATCCTGCAAACCATCATACACGGTATGGAGCAGGGTGAACTGGAAGAACATGATCCGCTGCTGGTTGTCCGGATGTTTTGGTCTGCTTTACACGGAGTCATACATCTTCAGTTTGCTGGTCATTTTTCAGATATAGACATGGCTCAAGAGGTGTATGCATTTACACTAAAGAATACGCTCCCAGCATTTAAAACACCCTCATCCCAATCTTAA
- a CDS encoding XTP/dITP diphosphatase codes for MLLEGPVVIVATKNKGKVREFAHAFAPFGKEVKSMYDYPDIPDVVEDGKTFAENALKKAKAVGDVLGLPVLADDSGLCVDLLDGAPGVYSARYAGEGASDHENNIKLLDVLESKQLGDDTGQPLLSPAQFVCTLILYNPQTGETLESTGSVEGWITTETAGSGGFGYDPLFYLPEFEKTMAELTLEQKQAISHRGVALRDLAKKLGNPQA; via the coding sequence ATGTTGCTGGAGGGTCCGGTTGTTATTGTCGCTACGAAGAATAAGGGAAAAGTGCGTGAATTCGCACATGCCTTTGCTCCGTTTGGCAAGGAGGTCAAAAGCATGTACGATTACCCCGACATTCCTGATGTCGTTGAGGATGGTAAAACCTTTGCCGAGAATGCCTTGAAAAAGGCCAAAGCGGTCGGAGATGTGCTCGGATTGCCTGTGCTGGCTGATGATTCCGGCCTGTGCGTGGATTTGCTGGACGGTGCGCCGGGCGTATACTCGGCCCGTTATGCCGGAGAAGGTGCCAGCGATCACGAAAACAATATCAAGCTGCTTGACGTTCTGGAATCGAAGCAGCTTGGTGATGATACCGGACAGCCTTTGCTAAGCCCGGCTCAATTTGTCTGCACCTTGATTCTGTATAATCCGCAGACAGGGGAGACCTTGGAATCGACTGGCTCGGTGGAGGGCTGGATTACAACGGAAACTGCAGGCAGCGGGGGATTTGGCTATGATCCGTTGTTTTATTTGCCGGAGTTTGAAAAGACGATGGCCGAGCTGACGCTGGAACAAAAGCAAGCCATTAGCCACCGAGGCGTAGCATTGCGTGACTTGGCGAAAAAGCTGGGGAATCCGCAGGCATAG
- the rph gene encoding ribonuclease PH — protein MSRSNGRNGDELRPMKLTAGVNKYAEGSVFIEVGETKVICTATVEERVPPFMKGQGKGWVTAEYSMLPRATHTRNQREAARGKLTGRTMEIQRLIGRALRSVVNLQALGERTITLDCDVIQADGGTRTTSITGSFVALAIAVNKIALQHKLPVFPITDFLASVSVGVVGGKALLDLNYEEDSKAKVDMNLVMTGGGKYVELQGTGEESPFDRQELDQLLSLGEQGILQMIERQKEVLGPIADKIGAGRAGAGV, from the coding sequence ATGAGTAGATCTAACGGACGAAACGGTGATGAGCTGCGCCCGATGAAATTGACAGCAGGAGTAAATAAGTATGCGGAGGGCTCTGTTTTTATAGAGGTTGGCGAGACGAAAGTCATCTGTACGGCTACCGTGGAAGAACGCGTTCCACCCTTTATGAAGGGACAAGGAAAGGGCTGGGTAACGGCAGAGTATTCCATGCTTCCGAGGGCGACTCATACGCGTAATCAGCGCGAGGCTGCACGTGGAAAGCTGACAGGCCGGACAATGGAGATTCAACGTCTGATCGGAAGAGCGCTGCGTTCGGTTGTAAATTTGCAGGCGCTGGGTGAGCGTACGATTACGCTGGACTGTGACGTGATTCAGGCGGATGGCGGCACACGCACGACTTCAATTACCGGTTCCTTCGTAGCGCTGGCGATTGCTGTGAATAAAATTGCGCTACAGCACAAGCTGCCTGTTTTTCCAATTACCGATTTTTTGGCATCCGTCAGCGTGGGGGTTGTTGGCGGCAAAGCGCTGCTCGACCTGAACTATGAAGAGGATTCCAAGGCCAAAGTAGACATGAACCTCGTGATGACGGGCGGCGGCAAGTATGTTGAGCTGCAAGGTACGGGTGAAGAAAGTCCGTTCGACCGTCAGGAGCTGGATCAACTGCTCAGCTTGGGTGAACAAGGAATTCTGCAAATGATCGAGCGCCAAAAAGAGGTGCTCGGACCGATTGCAGACAAGATCGGAGCAGGACGTGCGGGGGCTGGGGTCTGA
- a CDS encoding DUF4870 domain-containing protein — MRGLLSSLCYFSIFFAPFLLPVIVWIAVRDEYVREHAKKAILSHIFPMIAAIPLFYFIATANHAGSVIGFVLLFAVVYLGVFVYNIYKGIMTLREAA, encoded by the coding sequence GTGAGAGGTCTATTGTCATCACTTTGTTATTTCAGTATTTTTTTCGCCCCATTTCTGTTGCCTGTCATTGTATGGATTGCGGTACGGGACGAGTATGTTCGGGAACATGCAAAAAAGGCCATTTTATCGCACATTTTCCCCATGATCGCGGCGATTCCGCTATTTTATTTTATTGCAACGGCGAATCATGCAGGCTCTGTAATCGGGTTTGTGCTGCTATTCGCTGTGGTCTATCTCGGGGTATTTGTCTACAACATCTACAAAGGAATTATGACGCTCCGTGAAGCCGCATAA
- the asnB gene encoding asparagine synthase (glutamine-hydrolyzing) translates to MCGITGFIQWNGDLMHQSELLLNMTQTLSDRGPDAAGTWISNPCAFGHRRLSVMDPDNGAQPMIRQLEDITYTIVYNGEIYNAPELKKELQQRGHIFRTQCDTEVLLEAYMEWGPDCVDRLNGIFAFAVWDSEREQVFLARDRLGVKPLFYSQVGDVFVFGSEPKALLQHPAVEAAVDAEGLAEIFIIGPARTPGHGVYSSMKELRPGHTLTYSRDGVRIQAYWKLESFAHEDNTEETALKVRELLLDTVERQLISDVPVCTLLSGGLDSSALSALAVEYYKRTGQGQVHTYSVDYVDNDKHFKAHAFQPGADAPWIQRMVDELGTNHHWIEFDTPEVVAALNNSTLTRDLPGMADVDSSLYLFCREIKKGATVAISGEAADEVFGGYPWFHREEMLNSGTFPWSVAPDMRASLLSPEVRDWIKPLEYLNDRYSEAVGEVPKLPGETDKAAQMRVMSYLNITRFMPTLLDRKDRMSMGAGLEVRVPYCDHRLVQYVWNIPWSIKMTGGREKGILRKALEGVLPDDVLYRKKSPYPKTHNPSYLAAVKKQALDLLDDSSSPLLKLIDAQKVRDIAASPEASSNLPWFGQLMSGPQLFAYLTQVDNWLRTYKVAIR, encoded by the coding sequence ATGTGCGGAATTACTGGTTTCATACAGTGGAACGGGGACTTAATGCATCAATCGGAGCTGCTGCTTAATATGACACAAACGCTCTCCGATCGTGGACCGGATGCTGCTGGCACCTGGATATCCAACCCGTGTGCCTTCGGACACAGAAGACTGAGCGTCATGGACCCGGACAACGGCGCCCAACCCATGATCCGCCAGCTTGAGGATATCACTTATACGATTGTATATAACGGGGAAATATATAACGCGCCTGAGCTGAAAAAAGAGCTGCAACAGCGAGGGCATATTTTCCGTACACAATGCGACACAGAGGTATTGCTTGAAGCCTACATGGAGTGGGGCCCTGATTGTGTGGATCGGCTGAACGGCATATTTGCCTTTGCGGTCTGGGACAGTGAGCGGGAGCAGGTATTTCTCGCACGGGATCGGCTAGGCGTAAAGCCGTTATTTTACAGCCAAGTCGGAGACGTATTCGTATTTGGCTCCGAGCCCAAAGCGCTGCTCCAGCATCCTGCGGTAGAAGCCGCAGTCGACGCCGAGGGATTGGCCGAAATTTTCATCATCGGACCTGCACGCACCCCCGGACACGGCGTCTATTCGTCCATGAAGGAGCTGCGCCCCGGACATACGCTAACGTACAGCCGAGACGGTGTGCGCATTCAAGCCTACTGGAAGCTGGAAAGCTTTGCGCATGAGGATAACACCGAAGAAACTGCACTCAAGGTGCGCGAGCTGCTGCTGGATACGGTGGAGCGGCAGTTGATTTCAGACGTTCCGGTATGCACCCTGCTGTCGGGTGGTCTGGATTCAAGTGCGCTGTCTGCGCTGGCTGTCGAGTATTACAAGCGTACCGGGCAGGGACAAGTTCATACGTATTCGGTCGATTATGTGGATAACGACAAGCATTTTAAAGCCCATGCGTTCCAGCCCGGAGCCGATGCCCCATGGATTCAGCGGATGGTCGATGAGCTAGGCACGAACCATCACTGGATCGAATTCGATACGCCCGAGGTCGTAGCAGCGCTGAACAACTCCACGCTAACGCGGGATTTGCCCGGTATGGCGGATGTGGATTCGTCGCTGTATCTCTTTTGCAGGGAAATTAAAAAGGGGGCTACCGTCGCTATTTCCGGCGAAGCAGCCGATGAAGTGTTTGGCGGATATCCGTGGTTCCATCGTGAGGAAATGCTCAATTCGGGTACATTCCCGTGGTCAGTTGCTCCCGACATGAGAGCCAGTCTGCTGTCTCCCGAGGTGCGGGACTGGATCAAGCCCTTGGAATATTTGAACGACCGCTACTCGGAAGCGGTAGGAGAAGTGCCGAAGCTGCCGGGGGAAACAGATAAAGCCGCGCAAATGCGCGTCATGTCCTATTTGAACATCACCCGCTTTATGCCTACTCTGCTGGACCGTAAGGATCGGATGAGTATGGGGGCTGGACTGGAAGTACGGGTGCCATATTGCGATCATCGGCTGGTACAGTATGTATGGAACATTCCGTGGAGCATTAAAATGACGGGCGGACGTGAAAAAGGTATTTTGCGCAAAGCGCTGGAGGGCGTATTGCCGGATGATGTGCTGTATCGCAAGAAAAGCCCCTATCCCAAAACGCATAATCCTTCCTATCTTGCTGCTGTGAAAAAGCAGGCGCTGGATCTATTGGATGATTCCTCCTCCCCGCTGCTCAAGCTGATTGATGCCCAAAAAGTACGGGATATCGCGGCCTCGCCGGAGGCATCCAGCAATCTGCCCTGGTTCGGTCAATTGATGTCAGGGCCTCAATTGTTTGCGTATTTGACTCAAGTGGATAACTGGCTGCGCACTTACAAGGTAGCGATTCGGTAA
- a CDS encoding SDR family oxidoreductase — protein sequence MFMYANKTALITGASSGIGEAFAYSLAAQKCNLILVARNETKLKALAEELSAKYNVKTTVIALDLSATGAPQTLHQEVQKHQLKVDLLINNAGFATYGYFEQVSGERQHEEVMLNVAALVDITHAFMPDLLRNRDGGLINVASTAAFQPDPYMAVYGATKAFVLSFTEALWAENRKRGLKVLALCPGSTETPFFDIVGASEASIGVRETPQTVVKNALRAFEKGRSHIISGRQNYWVAQVSRFFSRQSTLGIVERALRPQK from the coding sequence ATGTTTATGTACGCAAACAAAACAGCTCTGATCACAGGTGCATCATCCGGTATTGGGGAAGCCTTTGCCTATTCGCTGGCAGCTCAAAAATGCAATCTCATTTTGGTGGCACGTAATGAAACGAAGTTGAAGGCGTTGGCTGAGGAGCTCTCTGCTAAATACAATGTAAAGACAACAGTCATCGCACTTGATCTTTCCGCGACAGGAGCGCCGCAAACATTACATCAGGAGGTTCAAAAACATCAACTAAAGGTGGATCTCTTGATTAACAATGCCGGCTTTGCCACCTATGGATACTTCGAGCAGGTTTCAGGAGAACGGCAGCATGAGGAAGTCATGCTCAATGTGGCTGCTTTAGTCGATATCACCCATGCATTTATGCCTGATTTATTGCGTAACCGGGATGGCGGATTAATCAATGTGGCTTCCACAGCCGCATTTCAGCCCGATCCGTATATGGCGGTGTATGGAGCAACCAAAGCATTTGTGCTTTCTTTTACTGAAGCGCTATGGGCAGAAAATCGGAAACGGGGGCTTAAAGTTCTGGCGCTTTGTCCAGGCTCAACAGAAACGCCGTTTTTTGATATTGTTGGCGCAAGTGAAGCGTCAATTGGAGTTAGGGAAACTCCCCAAACCGTTGTGAAGAACGCGCTGAGAGCATTTGAAAAGGGGCGTAGTCACATCATTTCCGGTCGTCAAAACTATTGGGTAGCTCAGGTGTCCCGGTTCTTCTCTCGTCAATCCACGCTGGGAATTGTAGAACGTGCACTGCGCCCACAAAAATAA
- a CDS encoding LacI family DNA-binding transcriptional regulator, which yields MANIHEIAKLAGVSSATVSRVINNHPYVSEPTRQRVQEVINRLDYVPNLNAISLKTGMTKLIGIVSVSFNDSLNLFVRGFTMYAQEHGFNIALFITNGDKERELEALEMLRRKQLDALVCMIRVNEWSVIEHYTKYGPIVTWQRVTIEAIPSVFMDQYQGYTLALEHLYSRGYRKIVNVYGNMRGLNTKERIRAYHDFCEKYDLDAEAFPHFYGLNSIAEGEQIAHWWVEQPNKPDAFACSTDYLAAGLLTEARRLDVSVPDQFAVVGFDNTEISHLLDLTTIHYPIDKQAENAFIMIRNTLEGLEEALHHLEFRLVERATT from the coding sequence ATGGCGAATATTCATGAGATTGCAAAGCTTGCGGGTGTATCCTCGGCAACGGTGTCCCGTGTCATTAATAACCACCCGTATGTGAGTGAACCGACAAGACAGCGTGTGCAGGAGGTCATAAACCGACTGGATTACGTTCCTAATTTGAATGCGATTTCTTTAAAAACAGGCATGACAAAGCTCATTGGAATTGTTTCAGTTTCATTTAATGATTCATTAAATTTATTTGTGCGTGGTTTTACGATGTATGCTCAGGAGCATGGTTTTAATATAGCGCTTTTTATTACGAATGGGGATAAGGAGCGGGAGCTTGAAGCACTGGAAATGTTGCGGAGAAAGCAGTTGGATGCCTTGGTTTGTATGATTCGCGTCAATGAGTGGAGTGTGATCGAGCATTATACAAAATACGGTCCGATTGTGACATGGCAGCGTGTGACCATAGAGGCAATCCCGTCTGTATTCATGGATCAGTATCAGGGCTATACGCTGGCGCTGGAGCATTTGTATTCCCGAGGATACCGGAAAATTGTAAACGTGTATGGCAATATGCGGGGACTTAATACGAAGGAACGCATTCGGGCCTATCATGATTTTTGTGAAAAATATGATCTGGACGCTGAGGCCTTCCCGCATTTTTATGGTTTAAATTCAATAGCAGAGGGTGAACAAATCGCTCACTGGTGGGTAGAACAACCTAACAAGCCGGATGCGTTTGCTTGTTCTACAGATTATTTGGCAGCAGGGCTGCTGACCGAAGCACGCAGGCTCGACGTTTCTGTGCCGGATCAATTTGCGGTGGTCGGCTTTGATAACACAGAAATTTCGCATTTGCTTGATTTAACAACGATTCATTACCCGATTGATAAACAGGCTGAGAACGCGTTCATCATGATTCGCAACACCCTTGAAGGACTAGAGGAAGCGCTGCATCATTTGGAGTTTAGATTAGTGGAGAGAGCGACCACCTGA
- a CDS encoding MBL fold metallo-hydrolase has protein sequence MRMPELTPCERIDGGFQVKISMSFPLRWVNSYVLKGQDGFTIVDPGPRSTDTEEEWEHVFQELGMSFGDISDIVVTHHHPDHYGLAGWMQQQGQARVHMSARSHKEAMMMWGRPDLQADISMPMEQRLPSFFVRHGFPVEQVAALELHMQQAHLQVNPQPDITVIPVGQAARLEWGGRSWLPIETGGHAPGHVSLYEPDSGVILCGDAVLPRISPNISLLPGSDAQPLQSFLDGLQRLGELEVAWAYPGHRNPFGYFRERTQALLEHHEERLDKFHELIQPEGSTAYELCIAVFSDKLGIHQLRFAMSETLAHLVELERRGRASMSETNHTARFYPLCGK, from the coding sequence ATGAGGATGCCGGAGCTGACGCCGTGTGAACGAATAGATGGAGGCTTTCAGGTCAAAATATCCATGTCCTTTCCGCTGCGGTGGGTGAACAGCTATGTGCTGAAGGGACAGGACGGATTTACGATCGTAGACCCCGGCCCGCGCAGTACGGATACGGAGGAGGAATGGGAGCATGTCTTCCAGGAGCTGGGGATGTCCTTCGGTGATATCTCGGACATTGTCGTGACTCATCATCACCCGGATCATTACGGCTTGGCGGGCTGGATGCAGCAGCAAGGTCAGGCTCGTGTACATATGTCAGCGCGGAGCCATAAGGAAGCGATGATGATGTGGGGTCGCCCAGATTTACAAGCGGATATCTCTATGCCGATGGAGCAGAGGCTGCCAAGCTTTTTTGTCCGTCACGGCTTTCCTGTGGAGCAGGTAGCGGCCTTGGAGCTGCACATGCAGCAGGCTCATCTGCAAGTGAATCCACAGCCTGACATCACTGTTATTCCTGTCGGGCAGGCTGCCCGTCTGGAATGGGGTGGACGTAGCTGGCTGCCCATTGAGACAGGGGGGCATGCGCCTGGACATGTCTCTTTGTATGAGCCGGATAGCGGCGTTATTTTGTGCGGTGACGCGGTTTTACCGAGGATTTCGCCTAATATCAGTCTGTTGCCAGGGAGCGATGCCCAGCCCTTGCAGTCTTTTTTAGACGGCTTGCAGCGTCTTGGCGAGCTGGAGGTAGCGTGGGCATATCCGGGGCATCGTAATCCGTTTGGGTACTTTCGTGAACGGACGCAGGCGCTGCTGGAGCATCATGAAGAACGGCTGGACAAGTTCCATGAGTTGATCCAGCCAGAGGGCAGTACAGCCTATGAGCTGTGTATCGCTGTATTCAGTGACAAGCTGGGTATTCACCAGTTGCGGTTTGCCATGTCTGAAACACTGGCCCATCTGGTGGAACTGGAGCGACGTGGTCGGGCCTCGATGAGCGAGACGAACCATACCGCGCGTTTCTATCCACTTTGCGGGAAATAA
- a CDS encoding SDR family oxidoreductase, which produces MNLLLLGATGRVGRFILEYALADGHTVTALVRSSDKLEAYKLRYGTQLQIVEGDATHAEDVAQALEGRTTAVISALNTDGTTTLSVNMRLLIRLMQEQSVSRLITVGTAGILQSRTEPCLYRYESSETRRRSTRAAEEHRWVYELLRDSALDWTIVCPTYLPDGARTGIYRVEKDLLPEGGTQISTADTADFTYRQLSSTDFLHTRVGIAY; this is translated from the coding sequence ATGAATTTATTGCTGCTGGGGGCTACCGGTCGCGTGGGGCGTTTTATCCTGGAATACGCGTTGGCAGACGGTCATACCGTTACAGCCCTTGTTCGTTCATCGGACAAGCTGGAGGCATACAAATTAAGATATGGAACGCAGCTTCAGATCGTAGAAGGAGATGCGACCCATGCTGAGGATGTAGCACAAGCGCTGGAGGGCAGGACGACAGCAGTCATCAGCGCGCTGAATACGGACGGAACCACGACCTTATCCGTGAATATGCGTTTGCTGATCCGGCTTATGCAGGAGCAGTCCGTTTCCCGGCTCATTACAGTAGGGACGGCAGGGATTTTGCAGAGTCGGACGGAGCCATGCTTGTATCGGTATGAATCCTCCGAGACCCGGCGGCGCAGCACCCGTGCGGCTGAGGAACACCGCTGGGTGTACGAACTGCTGCGCGATTCAGCGCTGGACTGGACGATAGTCTGCCCAACCTATCTGCCGGACGGAGCGCGGACGGGCATATATCGCGTGGAAAAGGATCTGCTGCCCGAGGGGGGCACACAAATTTCCACCGCTGACACGGCCGATTTTACCTATCGTCAGTTGAGTAGCACTGACTTTCTACACACACGGGTAGGCATTGCCTATTGA